Proteins co-encoded in one Nothobranchius furzeri strain GRZ-AD chromosome 4, NfurGRZ-RIMD1, whole genome shotgun sequence genomic window:
- the LOC129153608 gene encoding LOW QUALITY PROTEIN: lysine-specific demethylase 2A-like (The sequence of the model RefSeq protein was modified relative to this genomic sequence to represent the inferred CDS: substituted 1 base at 1 genomic stop codon) translates to MEDPHTRYSKRLRTGTRRRHQDEGISDDEIEGKRMFDLDEKLQCERFGSELVKLMEGKDFTYEYIQRDGLREPIIFRKADGLGLQMPDSDFSVSDVKLLVGSRRIVDVMDVNTQKGIEMSMAQWGRYETPPSEREKLYNVISLEFSHTKLENLVKRPASGHLVDWVDNMWPRHLKERQRDSTNAIIDMHYPKVQKYCLMSVQGCFTDFHIDFGGTSVWYHILQGAKVFWLIPPTPQNLDMYENWVLTGKQGDIFLGDKCYDCQRIELNQGNTFIIPSGWIHAVYTPQDTLVFGGNFLHSFNIPMQLXIYNIEDRTRVPAKFRYPFYYEMCWYVLERYLHCLTNISHLTPEFQKYSLGIGLTPSDLEINDVSMDETSNGINSDSENEVNVTEVEIKKEEIEKQKPQVNTPRHFLTPFELEGLWNLLGKLGELPANKKCVPAGIQNAAALLEDMKDVLRNCASDQVKLVYTREPIVKWPKRPSRYQPSAPNPPAPVLCRPMGPSLHKSQRPTKGTSISALRRRRVRCKRCAGCRRKECGAQGSEGPGRRRPSVYGGTC, encoded by the coding sequence ATGGAGGATCCTCATACACGGTACAGCAAACGTTTGCGCACAGGCACGCGTCGCCGCCATCAGGATGAAGGGATCTCAGATGATGAAATTGAAGGCAAACGGATGTTTGACCTGGATGAGAAGCTGCAGTGTGAGAGGTTTGGCTCTGAGCTGGTCAAACTTATGGAGGGTAAAGATTTCACTTATGAATACATACAGAGGGACGGGCTCCGGGAACCCATCATTTTTAGGAAGGCTGATGGTCTTGGTCTACAGATGCCTGATTCTGACTTCAGTGTGAGTGATGTGAAGTTGCTTGTTGGAAGTCGACGAATCGTAGACGTGATGGATGTAAACACCCAGAAGGGAATTGAGATGTCAATGGCTCAGTGGGGACGCTATGAGACACCACCATCTGAGAGAGAGAAACTCTACAACGTCATCAGCCTGGAGTTCAGCCACACGAAACTAGAAAATCTGGTCAAGCGACCGGCATCGGGGCACCTTGTAGATTGGGTGGACAACATGTGGCCTCGCCATCTCAAGGAGCGACAGAGAGACTCCACCAATGCCATCATAGACATGCATTATCCCAAAGTCCAGAAGTACTGCCTCATGAGTGTGCAGGGATGCTTTACGGACTTTCACATTGACTTTGGTGGAACTTCAGTCTGGTACCACATCCTGCAAGGGGCAAAGGTGTTCTGGCTGATTCCACCCACACCTCAAAATCTGGACATGTATGAAAACTGGGTTTTAACAGGGAAGCAAGGAGACATCTTCCTGGGGGACAAGTGTTACGACTGTCAGAGGATAGAGCTCAATCAGGGCAACACCTTCATCATCCCATCAGGTTGGATTCATGCAGTCTACACCCCACAGGACACTCTGGTGTTTGGAGGAAATTTCCTTCACAGCTTTAACATCCCCATGCAGCTCTGAATCTACAACATAGAAGACCGTACTCGGGTGCCAGCAAAGTTCCGCTACCCATTCTACTATGAGATGTGCTGGTATGTCCTGGAGAGGTACCTCCACTGTCTGACCAACATCTCTCACCTCACGCCTGAGTTCCAAAAATACTCTCTTGGTATCGGACTGACCCCCTCTGACTTGGAGATTAATGATGTCTCCATGGACGAAACTTCAAATGGGATCAACAGTGACTCTGAAAATGAAGTTAATGTCACCGAAGTGGAAATAAAGAAAGAAGAAATCGAAAAACAAAAGCCTCAAGTTAACACACCTCGGCATTTCCTGACCCCTTTTGAGTTGGAGGGCCTTTGGAACCTTTTAGGGAAGCTGGGGGAGCTTCCTGCCAACAAAAAGTGTGTTCCTGCTGGGattcaaaatgcagcagccctGCTGGAGGACATGAAGGATGTCCTGAGGAATTGTGCATCTGATCAAGTTAAGCTAGTCTACACTAGGGAGCCTATTGTCAAATGGCCAAAAAGGCCATCAAGGTACCAGCCTTCTGCTCCCAATCCACCTGCACCTGTTCTTTGTCGTCCTATGGGCCCGTCCCTCCACAAGTCCCAGAGACCCACCAAAGGAACTTCAATCTCAGCTCTGAGGCGCAGACGAGTCAGGTGCAAACGTTGTGCTGGCTGTCGCAGGAAAGAGTGTGGTGCACAAGGTTCTGAGGGTCCCGGTAGAAGGAGGCCCAGTGTATACGGTGGCACCTGTTGA